One genomic segment of Rivularia sp. PCC 7116 includes these proteins:
- a CDS encoding SDR family oxidoreductase, whose product MTGKLAGKVAIVTGSSRGIGRAIAQRLGKDGANVVVTYHSSQNKAQEVVEEIKAEGSEAIALQVDVKEINSVGNLFKQTLEHFGKLDILVNNAAGKNIFKPTAQMTEEEYNSMFDITRGVYFALQEAAKHLADNGRIVSISTSGTVMAIPGGGAYSGCKSAIEQFSACLAKELGERGITVNTVSPGVTDTDGLVLDEEQVNQLIAQTPLNRLGKPEDVANAVATLVSDDAHWITGQSIRANGGIV is encoded by the coding sequence ATGACGGGTAAACTTGCAGGAAAAGTTGCAATCGTGACTGGCTCATCTCGCGGTATCGGAAGAGCTATTGCTCAAAGATTGGGAAAAGATGGTGCTAATGTTGTGGTGACTTATCACAGCAGTCAGAATAAAGCACAAGAAGTAGTGGAAGAAATCAAAGCTGAGGGTTCTGAAGCTATAGCGCTACAAGTTGATGTAAAAGAAATTAACAGCGTGGGTAATTTATTCAAACAAACTCTCGAACATTTTGGAAAACTCGATATTTTAGTTAATAATGCTGCTGGTAAAAACATATTTAAGCCTACAGCGCAAATGACTGAAGAAGAATACAACAGTATGTTTGATATTACGCGGGGTGTATATTTTGCTCTACAAGAAGCCGCGAAACACTTAGCCGATAACGGACGTATTGTTAGCATTTCTACTAGCGGAACGGTAATGGCAATTCCTGGTGGTGGAGCATATTCAGGATGTAAATCTGCAATTGAACAGTTTAGCGCTTGTTTGGCAAAAGAGTTAGGCGAACGAGGTATTACTGTAAACACAGTTTCGCCAGGAGTTACTGATACTGACGGTCTGGTATTAGATGAAGAACAGGTAAATCAATTGATCGCTCAAACTCCGCTAAATCGTTTGGGTAAACCTGAAGATGTCGCGAATGCTGTCGCGACGTTGGTATCTGACGATGCTCATTGGATTACGGGACAGAGTATTCGAGCCAACGGTGGAATTGTTTAA
- a CDS encoding helix-turn-helix transcriptional regulator, whose product MTTEQAIKINASQPHQIEQILPLPLLLSTPVSLCNGFYFNYHRQLNYQVPEILSSQHIIGISPQSFYASFKVNQNWQRQYYGESDIGIFPAYQASPAAQFEQDNQFIVLSFEPDFLISAVDESINIDNIEIIQQVKAYDPLVKQIGLAIKRELETSISDSRLYVESAANMLAVHLLKHYSTRKVNLKKYSHGLQNYKLKRIRDYINDNLDKDLSLAQMSQIVQMSPHYFATLFKQSMGIAPHQYVTKCRVEKAKYLLSYKEFSIIQISNLVGFKSQSHFAKVFRKYVGVTPRKFRIS is encoded by the coding sequence ATGACAACAGAGCAAGCAATAAAAATAAATGCCTCTCAACCCCATCAAATAGAGCAAATTTTACCTCTACCGTTGCTTCTTTCTACCCCGGTTTCTCTATGTAATGGTTTTTATTTTAATTACCATCGACAATTAAATTATCAAGTTCCTGAAATTTTATCTTCTCAGCATATTATCGGTATTTCTCCTCAAAGCTTCTACGCAAGTTTTAAGGTAAATCAAAATTGGCAGCGTCAATATTATGGGGAAAGTGATATTGGAATTTTCCCGGCTTATCAAGCTTCTCCAGCAGCACAATTTGAGCAAGACAATCAATTTATTGTTTTAAGTTTTGAACCAGATTTTTTAATTAGTGCGGTTGATGAATCAATTAATATAGATAATATTGAAATTATACAACAAGTAAAAGCATATGACCCTTTAGTTAAACAAATTGGGTTAGCAATTAAACGAGAATTAGAAACTAGTATTAGTGATAGTCGTCTCTACGTAGAATCAGCAGCGAATATGTTAGCGGTGCATTTATTAAAACATTATTCAACGCGAAAGGTTAATCTCAAAAAATATAGCCATGGGCTGCAAAATTATAAATTGAAACGAATTAGGGATTACATTAACGATAACTTAGATAAAGATTTGTCTCTTGCTCAAATGAGTCAGATAGTACAGATGAGTCCTCATTATTTTGCCACCTTATTTAAACAATCAATGGGAATTGCACCCCATCAATACGTAACTAAATGTCGAGTTGAAAAAGCAAAATATCTTTTGTCTTATAAAGAATTTTCAATTATACAAATATCTAATTTAGTCGGATTTAAAAGTCAAAGTCATTTTGCAAAAGTTTTTCGTAAATATGTTGGTGTAACTCCGAGGAAATTTAGAATCAGTTAA
- the trpD gene encoding anthranilate phosphoribosyltransferase — protein MTQTTVQNSQTPDTARWSTLLQQLLNKESLSITQATELIEGWLNDEIPPVLSGGILTAIQAKGVSPEELVGMAQVLQSQSLGGIENQQSELPLIDTCGTGGDGASTFNISTAVAFVAAAAGVKVAKHGNRSASSKTGSADVLEALGINLQADPKKVRSAVDEIGVTFLFAPGWHPALKPVAPLRKTLKIRTIFNLLGPLVNPMSPTGQVIGVSDPFLVQTIAQALSQLGIRRGIVIHGRERLDEGGLGDVNDVAMVQNGQVSLLELTAEKVGLNPAPIGDLKGGEVQENADILKAVLQGKGTQAQQDVVALNTALALEVGEAVDGEDIVERCTKGVVIAKEVLKSGEAWKKLEQLSKFLK, from the coding sequence ATGACTCAAACCACAGTTCAAAATTCCCAAACTCCCGATACCGCTCGGTGGTCTACTTTATTACAACAGCTATTGAATAAGGAATCTCTGAGCATCACTCAAGCTACCGAATTAATTGAAGGATGGCTCAATGATGAAATTCCCCCGGTGCTTTCCGGTGGGATTTTGACAGCTATTCAGGCTAAAGGAGTCTCACCAGAAGAATTGGTGGGTATGGCTCAAGTTTTGCAATCTCAGTCTTTGGGAGGAATCGAAAATCAACAATCTGAGTTGCCATTAATAGATACCTGCGGAACTGGTGGAGATGGTGCTTCTACTTTTAATATTTCTACTGCCGTGGCTTTTGTTGCTGCTGCTGCTGGGGTGAAGGTTGCCAAACACGGTAATCGTTCGGCTTCAAGTAAAACTGGTTCTGCTGATGTACTGGAAGCTTTAGGTATAAATCTTCAAGCTGACCCCAAAAAAGTGCGGTCTGCGGTTGATGAAATTGGCGTGACATTTTTGTTCGCACCAGGTTGGCATCCGGCTTTGAAGCCCGTCGCTCCTTTAAGAAAAACTTTAAAGATACGTACTATTTTTAACTTGCTTGGACCTTTGGTAAATCCCATGAGTCCAACAGGACAAGTTATTGGTGTATCCGATCCATTTTTAGTACAGACAATTGCTCAAGCTTTATCGCAATTAGGGATTCGTCGGGGAATAGTAATTCACGGAAGAGAAAGATTGGATGAAGGCGGTTTGGGTGATGTTAATGATGTAGCGATGGTTCAAAACGGGCAAGTAAGTTTATTAGAATTAACGGCAGAAAAAGTAGGTTTAAATCCCGCACCAATCGGAGACTTGAAAGGTGGAGAAGTTCAAGAAAATGCCGATATTTTAAAAGCTGTTTTACAAGGAAAAGGTACGCAAGCTCAACAAGATGTAGTGGCTTTAAATACAGCTTTAGCTTTAGAAGTTGGCGAAGCCGTTGACGGAGAGGATATTGTTGAGCGTTGTACTAAAGGTGTAGTTATTGCTAAAGAAGTTTTGAAAAGTGGTGAAGCTTGGAAAAAACTAGAACAGCTTTCTAAATTTTTGAAGTAA
- a CDS encoding VapE domain-containing protein produces MIITQSKSKKVESRPDFIAEKHWQEWVDSGVKPSIIAANIYTELDARELDKALNRNNRRKWKHSDNLVPAWLVRGVYPETGELDLGGIQAKPDNPEIKHGKIQKYLGACEYGTSPLFLRVDDFDYWLKVIQDLQIPIIITEGAKKSACLLSNGYAAISIPGVSTCRKKGRLHKLIKKFCGFGRLFYLCFDNDVVTKRPVQLALEGLARDLTATGSKVMVISLPEGDAKGVDDYIVANSVEAFDRLVTNAQTIEEWKEDNDLSWAAKQEQIKNRKKSKLARAVETIQTAWGDFLRWNDLTQAPELGDEQLEIDDLRVKIALELDMDITKDDSVTAIRTLAKGRRYHPIKEYLQDVAESYKDVELSIIDNLSTELFGNDSEICNIYMKRFLIGSVARMMRPGTKMDNAIILHGAEGIKKSTFWNVLFGEDWFSDSIDDSNGKDEKMLIHEYWCLEWSEFATVYKHKDIEALKKFLAQKIDSFRKPFERAISKHKRGCVFVGTTNNPEILQDPAGRNRRFWIVNVNQEIDIAKLEKIRDQLWAAAYYCWKRGDIHYIPEKSREAHLQDKENEQFKASHPWQEIIESSLMGKNQTHLGELYDCLEIEKGRREARHQRQIVECLKILGWESTDERGFGPNGSRPRLWKRKTQKKNSNFGGQVDHNVQSNGTTSNTACPPTDPPTDPLKNKTNTSNPQSNAYQGVLDILPTDPPTDPPQNQNNYQKEVRTDPLPATGSVVDRGVDQPRNSAGNGFSPTDPPNHQKRKNKKEKIQPHPSFEKNKNSSIKIIGMTGTWNVRYRITRQHIDIKYSSDDRTGSQKEFIQLRERLTYKQFREQVEAAIWKLESQIIGDRKFRVQVWSRDVTELEPKWVQGCTLVSTPEPPGSTMFIFASPEGRVIPKAGIDEFELIEEI; encoded by the coding sequence ATGATTATAACACAAAGTAAGTCCAAAAAGGTAGAATCTAGACCTGATTTTATTGCAGAAAAACATTGGCAAGAGTGGGTAGATTCCGGTGTAAAACCATCAATAATTGCAGCAAATATTTATACAGAACTTGACGCAAGAGAGCTTGATAAAGCTTTAAACAGGAATAACAGAAGGAAGTGGAAACACTCGGATAACTTAGTTCCAGCTTGGCTAGTACGTGGAGTATACCCGGAAACTGGAGAGCTTGATTTAGGAGGAATACAAGCTAAGCCTGACAACCCAGAAATAAAACATGGCAAGATTCAGAAATATCTTGGAGCTTGCGAATATGGAACTTCTCCCCTCTTCCTTAGAGTAGATGATTTCGATTACTGGTTAAAAGTAATACAGGATTTACAAATACCAATAATCATTACAGAAGGTGCTAAAAAATCTGCGTGTTTATTAAGTAATGGTTATGCAGCTATTAGCATCCCCGGTGTGAGTACCTGTAGAAAGAAAGGTAGATTACACAAATTAATCAAAAAGTTCTGTGGTTTTGGTCGGTTGTTCTACCTTTGTTTCGACAACGATGTTGTTACTAAGCGTCCGGTTCAGCTAGCACTGGAAGGACTAGCACGAGATTTAACCGCGACTGGTAGCAAAGTTATGGTTATTTCCCTCCCAGAAGGTGACGCTAAGGGAGTTGACGATTATATAGTCGCTAATTCGGTAGAAGCATTTGATCGACTGGTGACTAACGCTCAAACTATTGAGGAGTGGAAAGAAGACAATGATTTGTCATGGGCCGCCAAACAGGAACAGATTAAAAATAGGAAGAAATCAAAATTAGCTCGGGCCGTAGAAACAATTCAAACAGCGTGGGGTGATTTCCTTAGATGGAATGATTTGACTCAAGCACCAGAACTAGGGGACGAGCAATTAGAAATTGATGACCTAAGAGTTAAAATTGCTTTGGAACTGGACATGGACATTACCAAAGATGATTCAGTTACAGCAATTCGGACTTTAGCCAAAGGGCGGCGTTACCACCCGATAAAAGAATATTTACAGGATGTAGCGGAAAGTTACAAAGACGTAGAGCTAAGCATCATTGATAATCTTTCAACCGAGTTATTTGGTAACGACTCAGAAATTTGCAACATATATATGAAGCGCTTTCTGATAGGTTCGGTAGCACGGATGATGCGACCGGGTACGAAGATGGACAACGCGATTATTCTCCACGGTGCTGAAGGGATTAAAAAATCAACGTTTTGGAATGTTTTGTTTGGTGAAGATTGGTTCTCAGATTCCATTGACGATAGCAATGGTAAAGACGAAAAAATGCTGATTCACGAGTACTGGTGTTTGGAATGGAGTGAATTCGCAACAGTTTACAAGCACAAAGATATTGAAGCGCTCAAGAAGTTTCTAGCTCAAAAAATTGATTCTTTTCGGAAACCATTTGAGCGAGCAATATCTAAGCACAAACGAGGATGCGTATTCGTAGGAACAACTAACAATCCAGAAATTCTTCAAGACCCGGCCGGAAGAAATCGCCGTTTTTGGATTGTCAACGTTAACCAAGAAATTGATATCGCCAAACTAGAAAAGATTCGCGATCAACTTTGGGCCGCTGCTTATTACTGTTGGAAACGAGGGGATATACACTATATCCCCGAAAAATCTCGGGAAGCTCACTTACAAGATAAAGAGAATGAGCAGTTTAAAGCATCTCACCCGTGGCAGGAAATTATTGAATCATCTTTGATGGGTAAAAACCAAACTCACCTCGGAGAATTGTACGATTGCTTGGAAATTGAAAAGGGGAGAAGGGAAGCAAGGCACCAACGTCAAATAGTTGAATGCTTAAAAATTCTTGGTTGGGAATCCACAGACGAAAGAGGTTTCGGCCCTAATGGAAGCAGACCGCGATTATGGAAACGAAAAACTCAGAAAAAAAATAGTAATTTTGGTGGTCAGGTGGATCACAATGTTCAAAGTAACGGTACAACAAGTAATACAGCCTGCCCACCTACTGATCCACCCACCGATCCACTAAAAAATAAAACAAATACATCAAACCCTCAAAGCAACGCATATCAAGGGGTTCTAGATATCCTACCCACCGATCCACCCACTGATCCACCCCAAAACCAAAATAATTATCAAAAAGAAGTTCGGACTGATCCACTACCTGCTACTGGATCGGTGGTGGATCGGGGGGTGGATCAGCCAAGAAATAGCGCTGGTAATGGATTCAGCCCGACTGATCCACCTAACCACCAAAAACGTAAAAATAAAAAAGAAAAAATTCAACCACACCCAAGCTTTGAGAAAAATAAAAATAGCTCAATAAAGATAATCGGCATGACCGGAACGTGGAATGTTAGATATCGAATTACCAGACAGCACATTGACATTAAATATTCTTCCGATGATAGAACCGGCAGCCAAAAAGAATTTATCCAGTTACGAGAGCGGCTGACTTACAAACAATTCCGGGAACAGGTAGAAGCGGCTATTTGGAAGCTAGAAAGCCAAATAATTGGCGATCGCAAGTTTCGGGTACAGGTGTGGAGCCGCGATGTGACGGAACTAGAGCCGAAATGGGTTCAGGGGTGTACGTTAGTTTCGACTCCGGAACCACCCGGAAGTACGATGTTTATCTTTGCTTCACCCGAAGGTCGGGTTATCCCCAAAGCGGGAATTGATGAGTTTGAGTTGATTGAGGAAATTTAG
- a CDS encoding Rieske 2Fe-2S domain-containing protein, which produces MLKGAPWLLAHCSMLKPNQPMKVSLYGNDYVLWQDDKGKISCLPNACPHMGAMLSEGWCVTKSDGSSTVVCPFHALEFDSEGCTVLPGNDKSTKSLLQPLELIIQGDFIWTYGGFEAKIPIPNIMNEIAAEYEFIGFTGNCSIQTDFLSLLLNMHDYNHQNGTHRELFEIEEVQLKQFIDDGFHSHAYIAQPRKKPTIKDILKNPALLAMPKVLEAHLENFFPSMAVMHGESPIFSIKECHFYIPEYSNQSRVFILMFVKAYSPIAHLIKRNLLKLVGVVIEQDADILGKIYANSPQKIKFNNEVGMDWVRRNFDSFPEVGEPNFSR; this is translated from the coding sequence ATGTTAAAAGGCGCACCGTGGCTGTTAGCACATTGTTCGATGCTGAAGCCGAATCAGCCAATGAAAGTTTCTCTCTACGGTAACGACTACGTACTTTGGCAAGATGATAAGGGTAAAATCAGTTGTTTGCCGAATGCTTGTCCTCATATGGGTGCAATGCTATCGGAAGGTTGGTGCGTGACTAAATCAGACGGAAGTAGTACGGTGGTTTGTCCGTTTCATGCTTTGGAATTTGATAGCGAAGGATGTACGGTATTACCCGGTAATGATAAGTCAACTAAGTCGCTGTTACAACCATTGGAATTAATAATTCAAGGGGATTTTATTTGGACTTACGGAGGTTTTGAAGCCAAAATTCCGATTCCGAATATTATGAATGAAATTGCAGCAGAATATGAATTTATCGGGTTTACGGGTAATTGCAGTATTCAAACTGATTTTCTTTCGCTTCTATTGAATATGCACGATTACAACCATCAAAATGGTACCCATCGCGAGCTATTTGAAATCGAAGAGGTGCAATTAAAGCAGTTTATTGATGATGGATTTCACTCCCATGCTTACATTGCACAACCTCGGAAGAAACCAACAATAAAAGACATTTTAAAAAATCCCGCGCTTTTAGCAATGCCAAAAGTATTAGAAGCGCATTTAGAAAATTTCTTTCCAAGTATGGCAGTTATGCACGGTGAAAGTCCGATTTTTAGTATTAAAGAATGTCATTTTTATATTCCAGAATATTCAAATCAATCTCGCGTTTTTATTCTCATGTTTGTCAAAGCATACTCACCAATTGCTCATTTAATTAAACGAAATTTACTAAAGCTTGTGGGAGTAGTTATTGAGCAAGATGCTGATATTTTAGGCAAAATTTATGCGAATAGCCCTCAAAAGATTAAATTTAACAATGAAGTTGGTATGGATTGGGTAAGGCGGAATTTTGATAGTTTTCCCGAAGTTGGGGAGCCGAATTTTTCGCGGTGA
- a CDS encoding antibiotic biosynthesis monooxygenase translates to MVTFINIFTVQPEKQQQALQNIQRVYQEVVRIQPGFISAELLQSNDGTRVTAVARWESEENVATLRENQRFKELHNQDFFEAIESVEPRFYTRAIEVKRGE, encoded by the coding sequence ATGGTTACATTTATCAACATATTCACAGTTCAACCCGAAAAACAACAGCAAGCTTTACAAAATATCCAGCGAGTTTATCAAGAAGTTGTCCGCATTCAACCTGGTTTTATTAGTGCGGAATTATTGCAGAGCAATGACGGAACTCGGGTAACAGCCGTTGCTCGATGGGAAAGTGAGGAAAATGTAGCCACATTGCGCGAGAATCAGAGATTTAAAGAGTTGCACAATCAAGATTTTTTTGAAGCAATAGAATCAGTTGAACCTAGGTTTTATACCAGAGCAATTGAAGTTAAACGAGGGGAGTAA
- a CDS encoding GUN4 domain-containing protein: protein MRFENGKQRRDFYEALLNAFPAPIALEQMLSFGLNKTLCEVATGANHSEVVFRVVTWAETQGKLQELINAASEYNPGNPQLRAFCQQWVSRSQLVEEPVLITPQQIKEDDLRSEKAVDYTRLRDLLKAAKWKEADEETLRVMLKAAGVESQSYLYCDDFQKILCTDLRTIDQLWVKYSNGRFGFSLQKRIWESVKRDYGKFGDRVGWRKGMFFNREWLNYLELTFSPSAPDGHLPSLCAAAIFTIAEAERLDFISFLEEKKGGLEEVLGLSSLASRLVKFNI, encoded by the coding sequence ATGCGGTTTGAGAATGGTAAACAGCGCCGTGATTTCTATGAGGCTCTTTTAAACGCCTTCCCTGCGCCCATAGCCCTTGAGCAGATGCTCAGCTTTGGTTTGAATAAAACTTTATGTGAAGTCGCTACAGGTGCGAATCATTCTGAAGTTGTATTTAGAGTAGTTACATGGGCTGAAACACAGGGAAAATTACAAGAACTGATTAATGCTGCATCTGAATATAATCCAGGAAATCCCCAGTTAAGAGCATTTTGTCAACAATGGGTTTCGCGATCGCAACTTGTAGAAGAACCAGTATTAATAACTCCACAACAAATAAAAGAAGATGACCTTCGTTCTGAAAAAGCAGTTGATTATACCCGACTGCGGGATTTGCTCAAAGCTGCGAAATGGAAGGAAGCGGATGAGGAAACTCTAAGAGTTATGCTGAAAGCTGCGGGTGTAGAATCACAAAGCTATTTGTATTGCGATGACTTTCAAAAAATTCTTTGCACTGACTTACGCACCATTGACCAACTTTGGGTAAAGTATAGTAATGGTCGCTTTGGTTTTAGCCTACAAAAGCGCATTTGGGAAAGTGTTAAAAGAGATTACGGAAAGTTCGGCGATCGCGTCGGTTGGCGTAAAGGAATGTTCTTCAACAGAGAATGGCTTAATTATTTAGAACTAACTTTCTCTCCAAGTGCCCCAGATGGACACCTTCCGTCTCTATGCGCTGCGGCAATTTTTACTATAGCTGAAGCAGAAAGATTAGATTTTATATCTTTCTTGGAAGAGAAAAAGGGAGGATTGGAGGAGGTATTGGGACTCTCTTCTCTCGCATCAAGACTTGTAAAGTTTAACATCTAA
- a CDS encoding AraC family transcriptional regulator: MINTNKVYQERRVWQPKHIDNIEIAYRDSSAFNLPAHFHEELEITLMQGSNWNFDYRGEKFTVPPFSFTLTQPGETHKASFESDFNCRFYGLRVKADLLKQLAEEIKGNYQYLPFFSTPVASDKELSQLIFTFHVLVKNSKGSILKQQSLLLQIVEKLILRYTQDSSNLKYIGKENQSIQRVKDYLNDNYAKNISLEELARIANFSPFYLNRAFRKQVGIPPHKYQTQIRIARAKNLLNNLSISQVAVKTGFSSQSHFGWHFKKVMGVTPKKYVKESNILIDANI; encoded by the coding sequence ATGATAAATACAAATAAAGTTTATCAAGAGAGAAGAGTTTGGCAACCTAAACATATTGATAATATCGAAATTGCCTATCGTGATTCTTCTGCTTTTAACCTTCCTGCTCATTTTCATGAAGAACTCGAAATTACACTAATGCAGGGCAGCAATTGGAATTTTGATTATCGGGGTGAAAAATTTACGGTTCCTCCTTTCAGTTTTACTTTAACTCAACCTGGAGAAACACACAAAGCTAGTTTTGAAAGCGATTTTAATTGTAGATTTTATGGATTGAGAGTTAAGGCTGATTTATTAAAACAATTAGCAGAAGAAATTAAGGGTAATTATCAATACTTACCGTTCTTTTCGACACCAGTAGCTTCCGATAAAGAATTAAGTCAACTTATTTTCACATTTCACGTCTTAGTAAAAAATTCTAAAGGATCAATCTTAAAACAGCAATCTCTGTTATTACAAATTGTAGAAAAACTTATTTTAAGGTATACGCAAGATAGTTCTAATTTAAAATATATAGGGAAGGAAAATCAATCGATTCAGCGAGTAAAAGACTATTTAAATGATAACTATGCTAAAAATATATCGCTGGAAGAATTAGCACGCATCGCCAATTTTAGTCCCTTTTATCTAAATCGAGCATTTCGCAAACAAGTTGGAATTCCCCCTCACAAATATCAAACACAAATTAGAATTGCCCGTGCAAAAAATTTGTTAAATAATTTATCTATTTCTCAAGTGGCTGTTAAAACAGGTTTCTCTAGTCAAAGTCATTTTGGCTGGCATTTTAAGAAAGTTATGGGAGTTACACCAAAAAAGTATGTGAAAGAGAGCAATATCTTGATAGACGCGAACATCTAA
- a CDS encoding SDR family NAD(P)-dependent oxidoreductase, which translates to MANLNGKIAFIAGGAGNVGEGIVRSFLKAGATVITTSRKQEKLEELRGYLGDLANDNFVPIIGDLGDLESAEKLRSQILGQFNRLDAVVASVGGTWKSGIPMTQVSMEDWQKYMFTNLTTHFVCARTFLPVLTENKGSSYTFLGGSAAENVIPNYSLVAIPAAGQLMMAKVLMEEMKDSGVRINEVMVNSLVNTRATEDNAKSEWITADEIGDYVAWLASYEAHMVNSSVPYLQEQSR; encoded by the coding sequence ATGGCAAATCTGAACGGAAAAATAGCTTTTATTGCTGGTGGTGCTGGTAATGTCGGGGAAGGAATTGTCCGCTCTTTTCTTAAAGCTGGTGCAACGGTAATTACAACTTCTCGCAAGCAAGAAAAACTTGAAGAATTGCGAGGTTATTTAGGAGATTTAGCAAACGATAATTTTGTCCCTATAATTGGAGATTTAGGAGATTTGGAAAGTGCTGAAAAACTCCGCAGTCAAATATTAGGACAATTCAATCGTCTTGATGCTGTTGTTGCTTCTGTTGGTGGAACTTGGAAAAGTGGAATTCCCATGACTCAAGTATCAATGGAAGATTGGCAAAAGTATATGTTTACAAATTTAACAACTCACTTCGTTTGCGCTCGTACTTTTCTACCCGTGCTAACTGAAAATAAAGGTAGTAGCTATACTTTTTTAGGTGGTTCTGCTGCTGAAAATGTAATTCCAAATTATAGTTTAGTTGCAATTCCCGCAGCCGGACAATTAATGATGGCAAAGGTATTAATGGAGGAAATGAAAGACAGTGGTGTTCGGATTAATGAAGTAATGGTTAACAGTTTGGTGAATACTCGTGCAACCGAAGATAATGCAAAATCTGAATGGATAACAGCCGATGAAATAGGCGATTATGTTGCTTGGTTAGCTTCATATGAAGCACATATGGTTAATTCCAGCGTACCTTATTTACAAGAACAAAGTCGCTAG
- a CDS encoding serine/threonine-protein kinase codes for MAIQKTDFSHLGYQVNKELGKNRFGGRITHLAEVENTDEKVVIKEFRFADVGADWSGFKAYEREIEVLQQLNHPRIPSYLTSFETPQGFCLVQEYKDAPSLASENKFTPEQVKQIAISILEILVYLQQRDPQIIHRDIKPENILVDKNLNAYLVDFGFAKVSNNEVALSSVASGTPGFIPPEEYFGRDLTEASDLYSLGVTLICLLSGTRSVNVGKLIDDEYRFDFKSFPSNIHPKFAGWLGKMVEPNLKHRFASAAEALEALRSIPVVVQQKSKESNVFAQSFALLILLWVGIAGTQGIQRSTISQQHKIERQQRQIYRLRYKQRQLETRISRINRLQELLQEREQTHRLLDRLQKKKECEDCELQKVNLSNSQIENVSLKNANLRHINLENSNLQSSNLSGTNLKYARLQRAILKDTNLQDANLRGARLRSAVLKNANLSNANLTYANLTNVDLRGADLRGARLHRTKLNGADLSGANLRYTNLHGIDLNNVKLTGATMPDGTIHP; via the coding sequence ATGGCAATCCAAAAAACAGATTTTTCGCATCTCGGCTATCAAGTTAATAAGGAATTAGGGAAAAATCGCTTCGGAGGACGTATAACGCACCTCGCGGAAGTGGAAAATACCGACGAAAAAGTAGTAATCAAAGAGTTTCGCTTTGCAGATGTAGGTGCCGACTGGTCTGGTTTTAAGGCTTACGAACGGGAAATAGAAGTACTGCAACAGTTAAATCATCCCCGTATTCCCAGCTATTTAACTTCTTTTGAAACACCGCAAGGTTTTTGCTTAGTACAGGAATATAAAGATGCTCCATCATTGGCTTCGGAGAACAAGTTTACCCCGGAACAAGTTAAGCAAATTGCTATATCTATTTTAGAAATATTAGTTTATTTGCAACAACGAGACCCGCAAATTATACACCGCGATATTAAACCAGAAAATATTTTAGTTGATAAAAATCTTAACGCTTACTTAGTCGATTTTGGCTTTGCAAAAGTTAGTAATAATGAAGTAGCACTTAGTAGCGTTGCTTCCGGAACTCCTGGTTTTATTCCTCCCGAAGAATATTTCGGTCGCGATTTAACTGAAGCATCCGATTTATATAGTTTGGGTGTGACATTAATTTGTTTGCTTAGCGGTACCCGTTCGGTTAATGTAGGCAAACTAATTGATGATGAATATCGTTTTGATTTCAAAAGTTTTCCATCGAATATTCATCCGAAATTTGCCGGGTGGTTGGGTAAAATGGTTGAGCCAAATCTCAAACATAGATTTGCAAGTGCAGCAGAAGCACTTGAAGCATTGCGGTCAATTCCCGTGGTTGTACAGCAAAAATCAAAGGAAAGCAATGTTTTTGCTCAGAGTTTTGCACTTTTAATACTTCTTTGGGTAGGTATTGCCGGAACTCAAGGAATTCAAAGATCTACAATTTCGCAACAGCATAAAATTGAACGACAGCAAAGACAAATCTACCGTCTTCGTTACAAACAAAGACAGCTAGAAACCCGAATTAGTCGTATAAATCGGTTACAGGAGCTTCTGCAAGAACGCGAACAAACTCATCGTTTACTTGATAGATTGCAGAAAAAAAAGGAGTGCGAAGACTGCGAGCTTCAGAAAGTAAATTTAAGTAATTCTCAAATTGAAAATGTCAGCCTCAAAAATGCAAATTTAAGGCATATTAACTTGGAGAATTCTAATTTACAAAGTAGCAACTTAAGCGGCACAAATCTTAAATATGCTCGCTTACAAAGAGCTATACTTAAAGATACAAATCTCCAGGATGCGAATCTTAGAGGAGCGAGACTTAGAAGTGCAGTATTGAAGAATGCAAATTTATCAAACGCTAATCTTACCTATGCAAATTTAACTAACGTAGATTTGCGCGGTGCCGATTTACGAGGTGCAAGGCTTCATCGTACAAAACTTAACGGTGCCGATTTAAGCGGTGCAAATTTGCGATATACAAACCTCCACGGAATCGATTTAAATAATGTGAAATTAACGGGAGCAACTATGCCAGACGGTACTATACACCCGTAA